One genomic segment of Apostichopus japonicus isolate 1M-3 chromosome 23, ASM3797524v1, whole genome shotgun sequence includes these proteins:
- the LOC139964511 gene encoding uncharacterized protein isoform X2: MKTGQRFSILFLLLAGFFLLAGAQEDSMSTSFSASNSQESSLSILDKNPCSFRGSFLLHKQSTRLDPCTECLCLNGTTTCNIESCPSDAGCAPKEIVIIDSECCPQCPYRMFVANTEIIDNQPLVFKEGDKKRIKFGLDITVDKRRTSRIVRGENLWKLGAWISDNDEGTGEKFSFQENVFSEKDTAQEYAKPAYPPWEWSNLKFNAEFTGGVCEDYQYFCVEFNQADEPISTFDLNFTFTAVDNELERLVDCVSLGECQGMIATDLDWEMEAQDPNFGTATPVTMDVDISFTQDSVDRKGENMWRVGVFASANEDGSGPRIDQVYQTLDEAGASTAKKGSNLELAEVSTNFEIGTVGCTPESSYVCVEFAKGDTPDPDFTLGIESGLVSESGDSLIKCKPQECYARAIFSNLIPELTGDFPAWENQPNTIRLNVDAITDKLLSTNVPGSSLWELGTFFNKQPDGSGPRIGEQGILDPYHKDIDLLDDDDLEFDNLDFQGDLTGLVCSDVPFLCVELKKNEGASIDYTFGTNPTQVPFVECLDFSEYCEGVVFNGIVWDKQVPDHVPGEPVPLTINAVIEVDPNSRALLDGNDMYEMSVFVASDPDGDNRKSPSFDQVLTPEQMATSLPKGGPLRISNIQTPPLVVEQLGCGEFRYLCVEFKKGDSADPDFTAKFAQSDRELGSADDDVIFKEDSLIHCREESCPVNWKHHILQRGFSANINDHIKPLGMRNGDSECASFSNYTLYMQYDRRLNMGFIPYKNSQRAIRQLHMRCKKKRLNAKWYRMHCQPSFENKGDSGSGRRRRSTMSKLRLGRRKTSLAGEYLILEREQ, from the exons ATGAAGACGGGACAGagattttctattttatttcttcttttggCCGGTTTCTTTCTCCTCGCCGGAGCCCAAGAAGATTCTATGAGTACTAGCTTTAGTGCTTCCAATTCTCAAGAATCGTCAC TTTCTATCCTTGACAAGAACCCCTGTTCATTCCGCGGTAGTTTCCTACTGCATAAACAGTCAACACGACTGGATCCCTGTACGGAATGTCTCTGTCTCAACGGAACGACTACCTGTAACATAGAATCATGTCCCTCGGACGCCGGATGCGCGCCAAAAGAGATCGTTATCATTGACAGTGAATGCTGTCCACAATGTCCTTACA GGATGTTTGTAGCAAACACGGAGATAATCGACAACCAACCGCTAGTTTTCAAGGAAGGCGATAAAAAGAGGATCAAATTCGGTCTTGATATAACCGTCGATAAAAGACGAACTTCGAGAATCGTCCGGGGTGAAAATTTATGGAAGTTAGGTGCATGGATAAGTGACAACGACGAAGGAACAGGGGAAAAGTTTTCCTTCCAAGAAAATGTCTTTTCTGAAAAGGATACAGCTCAGGAATATGCCAAACCTGCATATCCACCGTGGGAATGGTCAAATCTCAAATTTAATGCCGAATTTACCGGAGGAGTATGCGAGGATTATCAATATTTTTGCGTCGAATTCAACCAAGCGGATGAGCCAATCTCAACTTTCGACCTTAATTTTACCTTCACGGCAGTCGATAACGAGTTGGAACGGCTGGTTGACTGTGTATCTCTTGGTGAATGCCAAG gGATGATAGCCACTGACTTAGATTGGGAGATGGAAGCGCAAGATCCAAACTTTGGTACAGCTACCCCGGTTACTATGGATGTAGACATTTCGTTCACACAAGACTCGGTTGATCGGAAGGGTGAAAATATGTGGAGAGTCGGTGTCTTCGCCAGCGCAAACGAAGATGGATCCGGTCCAAGAATAGACCAAGTCTACCAGACTCTCGACGAGGCAGGAGCTTCTACAGCCAAGAAAGGTTCTAACTTGGAATTGGCTGAAGTCAGCACCAATTTCGAGATTGGTACGGTTGGTTGTACACCGGAGTCATCGTACGTCTGCGTAGAATTCGCCAAAGGTGATACCCCGGATCCAGATTTCACATTGGGAATCGAATCTGGTTTGGTGAGCGAGTCAGGCGACTCTCTTATCAAATGTAAACCACAAGAATGTTATGCAA GGGCCATTTTCAGCAACCTCATTCCCGAGCTGACTGGCGATTTCCCAGCCTGGGAAAATCAACCAAACACGATCCGTCTTAACGTTGACGCTATCACAGATAAATTACTGTCTACTAACGTACCTGGATCGTCTCTATGGGAACTGGGAACGTTCTTTAACAAACAACCGGATGGTTCGGGACCTCGCATTGGCGAACAGGGAATACTTGATCCTTACCATAAAGATATCGATCTCCTTGATGACGATGATTTAGAATTTGATAATCTTGACTTCCAAGGAGACCTCACCGGGCTTGTTTGTAGCGACGTTCCATTTCTATGTGTTGAACTGAAGAAGAACGAGGGCGCTTCCATCGATTACACATTTGGGACTAATCCTACTCAAGTACCATTCGTGGAGTGTCTTGACTTTTCAGAGTACTGTGAAG GAGTGGTGTTTAATGGCATCGTTTGGGACAAACAAGTACCCGACCACGTACCAGGGGAGCCTGTGCCGCTCACGATCAATGCAGTTATCGAGGTAGATCCTAACAGTAGGGCTTTACTCGACGGTAACGATATGTACGAAATGTCGGTCTTTGTCGCCAGTGATCCCGATGGCGATAACCGGAAATCTCCTAGCTTCGACCAGGTATTAACACCCGAACAGATGGCCACCAGCTTGCCCAAAGGGGGTCCACTCAGGATAAGTAACATACAGACACCACCTCTGGTAGTAGAACAACTCGGCTGTGGCGAATTTAGATACCTCTGCGTCGAGTTTAAGAAAGGTGATAGTGCAGATCCTGATTTTACTGCCAAATTTGCTCAGAGTGATCGAGAACTCGGGTCAGCCGATGACGATGTGATATTTAAAGAGGACAGCTTAATTCACTGTCGCGAAGAAAGTTGTCCAG TCAATTGGAAGCATCATATTTTGCAGAGAGGATTCTCTGCGAACATTAACGATCATATAAAG CCGCTTGGGATGAGAAATGGAGACTCCGAATGTGCTTCATTCAGCAACTATACCCTCTACATGCAATATGACAGGAGACTAAATATGGGCTTCATCCCGTACAAGAACTCACAGAGAGCAATAAGACAG CTTCATATGAGATGTAAGAAAAAAAGACTAAATGCTAAATGGTATAGAATGCATTGCCAGCCAAGTTTCGAAAATAAAG gtgACAGTGGATCtgggagaagaagaagaagtacaATGAGCAAACTGAGGCTTGGTAGGAGGAAAACAAGTCTTGCAGGAGAATACCTCATCCTAGAGAGGGAGCAGTGA
- the LOC139964511 gene encoding uncharacterized protein isoform X1 produces MKTGQRFSILFLLLAGFFLLAGAQEDSMSTSFSASNSQESSLSILDKNPCSFRGSFLLHKQSTRLDPCTECLCLNGTTTCNIESCPSDAGCAPKEIVIIDSECCPQCPYRMFVANTEIIDNQPLVFKEGDKKRIKFGLDITVDKRRTSRIVRGENLWKLGAWISDNDEGTGEKFSFQENVFSEKDTAQEYAKPAYPPWEWSNLKFNAEFTGGVCEDYQYFCVEFNQADEPISTFDLNFTFTAVDNELERLVDCVSLGECQGMIATDLDWEMEAQDPNFGTATPVTMDVDISFTQDSVDRKGENMWRVGVFASANEDGSGPRIDQVYQTLDEAGASTAKKGSNLELAEVSTNFEIGTVGCTPESSYVCVEFAKGDTPDPDFTLGIESGLVSESGDSLIKCKPQECYARAIFSNLIPELTGDFPAWENQPNTIRLNVDAITDKLLSTNVPGSSLWELGTFFNKQPDGSGPRIGEQGILDPYHKDIDLLDDDDLEFDNLDFQGDLTGLVCSDVPFLCVELKKNEGASIDYTFGTNPTQVPFVECLDFSEYCEGVVFNGIVWDKQVPDHVPGEPVPLTINAVIEVDPNSRALLDGNDMYEMSVFVASDPDGDNRKSPSFDQVLTPEQMATSLPKGGPLRISNIQTPPLVVEQLGCGEFRYLCVEFKKGDSADPDFTAKFAQSDRELGSADDDVIFKEDSLIHCREESCPVNWKHHILQRGFSANINDHIKPLGMRNGDSECASFSNYTLYMQYDRRLNMGFIPYKNSQRAIRQLHMRCKKKRLNAKWYRMHCQPSFENKVFFKGDSGSGRRRRSTMSKLRLGRRKTSLAGEYLILEREQ; encoded by the exons ATGAAGACGGGACAGagattttctattttatttcttcttttggCCGGTTTCTTTCTCCTCGCCGGAGCCCAAGAAGATTCTATGAGTACTAGCTTTAGTGCTTCCAATTCTCAAGAATCGTCAC TTTCTATCCTTGACAAGAACCCCTGTTCATTCCGCGGTAGTTTCCTACTGCATAAACAGTCAACACGACTGGATCCCTGTACGGAATGTCTCTGTCTCAACGGAACGACTACCTGTAACATAGAATCATGTCCCTCGGACGCCGGATGCGCGCCAAAAGAGATCGTTATCATTGACAGTGAATGCTGTCCACAATGTCCTTACA GGATGTTTGTAGCAAACACGGAGATAATCGACAACCAACCGCTAGTTTTCAAGGAAGGCGATAAAAAGAGGATCAAATTCGGTCTTGATATAACCGTCGATAAAAGACGAACTTCGAGAATCGTCCGGGGTGAAAATTTATGGAAGTTAGGTGCATGGATAAGTGACAACGACGAAGGAACAGGGGAAAAGTTTTCCTTCCAAGAAAATGTCTTTTCTGAAAAGGATACAGCTCAGGAATATGCCAAACCTGCATATCCACCGTGGGAATGGTCAAATCTCAAATTTAATGCCGAATTTACCGGAGGAGTATGCGAGGATTATCAATATTTTTGCGTCGAATTCAACCAAGCGGATGAGCCAATCTCAACTTTCGACCTTAATTTTACCTTCACGGCAGTCGATAACGAGTTGGAACGGCTGGTTGACTGTGTATCTCTTGGTGAATGCCAAG gGATGATAGCCACTGACTTAGATTGGGAGATGGAAGCGCAAGATCCAAACTTTGGTACAGCTACCCCGGTTACTATGGATGTAGACATTTCGTTCACACAAGACTCGGTTGATCGGAAGGGTGAAAATATGTGGAGAGTCGGTGTCTTCGCCAGCGCAAACGAAGATGGATCCGGTCCAAGAATAGACCAAGTCTACCAGACTCTCGACGAGGCAGGAGCTTCTACAGCCAAGAAAGGTTCTAACTTGGAATTGGCTGAAGTCAGCACCAATTTCGAGATTGGTACGGTTGGTTGTACACCGGAGTCATCGTACGTCTGCGTAGAATTCGCCAAAGGTGATACCCCGGATCCAGATTTCACATTGGGAATCGAATCTGGTTTGGTGAGCGAGTCAGGCGACTCTCTTATCAAATGTAAACCACAAGAATGTTATGCAA GGGCCATTTTCAGCAACCTCATTCCCGAGCTGACTGGCGATTTCCCAGCCTGGGAAAATCAACCAAACACGATCCGTCTTAACGTTGACGCTATCACAGATAAATTACTGTCTACTAACGTACCTGGATCGTCTCTATGGGAACTGGGAACGTTCTTTAACAAACAACCGGATGGTTCGGGACCTCGCATTGGCGAACAGGGAATACTTGATCCTTACCATAAAGATATCGATCTCCTTGATGACGATGATTTAGAATTTGATAATCTTGACTTCCAAGGAGACCTCACCGGGCTTGTTTGTAGCGACGTTCCATTTCTATGTGTTGAACTGAAGAAGAACGAGGGCGCTTCCATCGATTACACATTTGGGACTAATCCTACTCAAGTACCATTCGTGGAGTGTCTTGACTTTTCAGAGTACTGTGAAG GAGTGGTGTTTAATGGCATCGTTTGGGACAAACAAGTACCCGACCACGTACCAGGGGAGCCTGTGCCGCTCACGATCAATGCAGTTATCGAGGTAGATCCTAACAGTAGGGCTTTACTCGACGGTAACGATATGTACGAAATGTCGGTCTTTGTCGCCAGTGATCCCGATGGCGATAACCGGAAATCTCCTAGCTTCGACCAGGTATTAACACCCGAACAGATGGCCACCAGCTTGCCCAAAGGGGGTCCACTCAGGATAAGTAACATACAGACACCACCTCTGGTAGTAGAACAACTCGGCTGTGGCGAATTTAGATACCTCTGCGTCGAGTTTAAGAAAGGTGATAGTGCAGATCCTGATTTTACTGCCAAATTTGCTCAGAGTGATCGAGAACTCGGGTCAGCCGATGACGATGTGATATTTAAAGAGGACAGCTTAATTCACTGTCGCGAAGAAAGTTGTCCAG TCAATTGGAAGCATCATATTTTGCAGAGAGGATTCTCTGCGAACATTAACGATCATATAAAG CCGCTTGGGATGAGAAATGGAGACTCCGAATGTGCTTCATTCAGCAACTATACCCTCTACATGCAATATGACAGGAGACTAAATATGGGCTTCATCCCGTACAAGAACTCACAGAGAGCAATAAGACAG CTTCATATGAGATGTAAGAAAAAAAGACTAAATGCTAAATGGTATAGAATGCATTGCCAGCCAAGTTTCGAAAATAAAG ttttttttaaaggtgACAGTGGATCtgggagaagaagaagaagtacaATGAGCAAACTGAGGCTTGGTAGGAGGAAAACAAGTCTTGCAGGAGAATACCTCATCCTAGAGAGGGAGCAGTGA